The Peribacillus sp. FSL P2-0133 genome has a segment encoding these proteins:
- a CDS encoding alpha-ketoacid dehydrogenase subunit beta, translating to MAVISYIDAVIMAMREEMERDPRVFVLGEDVGVKGGVFKATSGLYEQFGEQRVIDTPLAESAIAGVGIGAAMYGMRPIAEMQFADFIMPAINQIISEAAKIRYRSNNDWHCPIVIRAPYGGGVHGALYHSQSVEAIFANQPGLKIVMPSTPYDVKGLLKAAIRDEDPVLFFEHKRAYRLIKEEVPNDDYVLPIGKADVKREGEDVTVITYGLCVHFALQAAERLASDGISVHILDLRTVYPLDQEAIMEAASKTGKVLLVTEDNKEGSIISEVSAIIAENCLFDLDAPIMRLAGPDVPAMPYSPPLEKSFMVNPEKVEKALRDLVAY from the coding sequence ACGTGATCCCCGTGTATTTGTATTAGGTGAAGACGTAGGGGTAAAAGGCGGTGTGTTTAAAGCGACTTCAGGGTTATACGAACAATTCGGGGAACAGCGTGTCATTGATACACCGCTTGCTGAATCCGCAATCGCAGGAGTTGGCATCGGCGCGGCCATGTACGGAATGAGGCCGATTGCGGAGATGCAATTCGCTGATTTTATCATGCCCGCAATCAACCAAATCATTTCGGAAGCTGCAAAAATCCGTTATCGCTCAAATAATGACTGGCATTGCCCTATCGTCATCAGAGCTCCATACGGCGGGGGTGTACATGGGGCGTTATACCATTCACAATCCGTTGAAGCCATTTTTGCCAATCAACCGGGACTTAAAATTGTCATGCCCTCTACACCCTACGACGTGAAAGGGTTATTGAAAGCAGCCATTCGCGATGAAGATCCGGTCCTTTTCTTTGAACATAAACGTGCCTATCGCCTTATTAAAGAAGAAGTGCCGAATGATGATTATGTTTTACCGATTGGTAAAGCGGATGTAAAACGTGAAGGCGAGGACGTTACAGTGATTACTTACGGCCTTTGTGTTCATTTTGCGCTTCAGGCAGCTGAAAGGCTGGCCAGTGATGGCATATCCGTTCATATACTTGATTTACGAACCGTTTATCCATTAGATCAAGAAGCCATTATGGAAGCTGCATCTAAAACAGGAAAAGTCCTATTGGTTACTGAAGATAATAAGGAAGGAAGCATCATTAGTGAAGTATCGGCGATCATCGCAGAAAACTGCCTCTTCGATCTCGATGCCCCAATCATGAGACTCGCGGGCCCGGATGTCCCTGCGATGCCATATTCACCACCATTGGAGAAATCCTTCATGGTGAATCCTGAAAAAGTGGAAAAGGCACTGAGGGACCTTGTTGCCTATTGA